One part of the Rutidosis leptorrhynchoides isolate AG116_Rl617_1_P2 chromosome 1, CSIRO_AGI_Rlap_v1, whole genome shotgun sequence genome encodes these proteins:
- the LOC139873394 gene encoding ascorbate transporter, chloroplastic-like — translation MAIGAAISHRNFTSFISSGKIYQPEQATTNQRSENLGFSTAQYAHKNTYREKRYCLKKICAVSGYWNSISSYGHDPFTGNALRSGSISFSDGAHHSKMPQECRKFQMRNHSQRATGICRCFVSLLSKNCNWIKPAPIKNIIISSRKQLQPWRTTINTTRANYKSEEYDVTGPDLDSFVSSEGGANEAVLVVGKKQFPKRWVIVLLCFSAFLLCNMDRVNMSIAILPMSKEFNWNSATVGLIQSSFFWGYLLTQIAGGIWADKIGGKQVLGFGVIWWSVATVLTPIAARIGLPFLLVVRAFMGVGEGVAMPAMNNILSKWIPVSERSRSLAMVYSGMYLGSVIGLAVSPILIQKFSWPSVFYSFGSLGSVWFAFWLSKAHSSPSEDPELSAEEKNYILGGNVSKEPVTDIPWKLILSKAPVWALIISHFCHNWGTFILLTWMPTYYNQVLKFNLTESGLLCVLPWLTMAVFANIGGWIADTLVSKGLSITTVRKIMQSIGFLGPALFLTQLSNVKTPAMAVLCMACSQGSDAFSQSGLYSNHQDIGPRYAGVLLGLSNTAGVLAGVFGTAATGYILQNGSWDDVFKVAVVLYIIGTLVWNLFSTGEKILD, via the exons ATGGCAATCGGTGCCGCTATTTCTCACCGGAACTTCACTTCTTTTATCAGTTCGG GTAAAATTTATCAACCTGAACAAGCTACAACAAATCAGAGATCAGAGAATTTGGGCTTTTCTACTGCACAATATGCACATAAGAATACGTACAGAGAAAAGCGATATTGCTTAAAGAAGATATGTGCTGTTTCCGGATACTGGAATAGCATATCTTCTTACGGTCATGATCCTTTTACTGGTAATGCGTTAAGATCTGGATCAATATCCTTTTCGGATGGGGCCCATCATTCTAAGATGCCACAAGAATGCAGAAAGTTCCAGATGAGAAATCATAGTCAAAGAGCTACAGGAATATGCAGATGTTTTGTCTCTTTACTTTCCAAGAACTGCAATTGGATTAAACCGGCGccgattaaaaatattattatatctAGTAGGAAACAACTTCAGCCATGGCGTACAACTATCAATACAACGCGTGCGAACTATAAGTCTGAGGAGTATGACGTTACAGGACCAGATTTGGATTCATTTGTATCTTCCGAAGGAGGAGCAAATGAGGCGGTTCTGGTTGTCGGAAAAAAGCAGTTTCCAAAGCGTTGGGTGATAGTACTTCTTTGTTTTTCTGCATTTCTTCTATGCAATATGGACCGC GTGAATATGAGCATAGCAATACTTCCCATGTCAAAGGAGTTCAATTGGAACAGTGCGACAGTTGGTCTGATTCAGTCGTCTTTCTTCTGGGGCTATTTGCTTACTCAG ATTGCTGGGGGAATATGGGCAGACAAAATTGGTGGTAAGCAAGTACTCGGCTTTGGAGTTATCTGGTGGTCAGTTGCAACAGTTTTAACACCGATTGCTGCCAGAATAGGACTGCCATTTTTACTCGTTGTGCGCGCCTTCATGGGTGTTGGCGAG GGTGTTGCAATGCCTGCTATGAACAACATTCTTAGCAAGTGGATTCCCGTATCAGAGCGAAGTAGGTCACTGGCAATGGTATACAGTGGAATGTATTTAGGCTCCGTAATAGGGTTGGCTGTATCTCCTATCTTGATCCAGAAGTTTTCATGGCCATCTGTGTTTTACTCATTCGGTTCCCTTGGAAGTGTGTGGTTTGCTTTTTGGCTGAGTAAA GCTCACAGTTCACCGAGTGAGGATCCTGAGCTTAGTGCCGAGGAAAAGAATTATATCTTGGGTGGCAATGTCTCAAAAGAACCCGTAACTGACATTCCATGGAAACTTATATTATCAAAGGCACCTGTCTGGGCTCTTATTATATcccacttttgtcataattggggaACATTTATTCTTTTAACATGGATGCCTACCTACTATAACCAG GTGTTAAAGTTTAATCTTACTGAATCTGGACTGTTATGCGTGTTGCCATGGTTGACTATGGCCGTCTTCGCCAATATAGGAGGTTGGATTGCAGACACCCTTGTTAGCAAAGGTCTATCTATCACGACTGTTCGCAAG ATAATGCAGTCAATTGGGTTCTTGGGCCCTGCTTTATTTCTTACTCAGCTGAGTAATGTCAAAACTCCAGCTATGGCGGTGCTCTGTATGGCGTGCAGTCAG GGTTCTGATGCTTTCTCACAATCTGGTCTATATTCCAATCACCAAGACATTGGTCCCCGCTATGCG GGCGTGTTGTTGGGGCTATCAAACACAGCAGGAGTACTTGCTGGAGTCTTTGGTACAGCTGCAACTGGTTATATACTCCAGAATG GTTCTTGGGATGATGTGTTCAAAGTGGCTGTTGTGCTGTACATCATTGGAACTCTGGTTTGGAACCTTTTTTCCACTGGGGAGAAAATTCTTGATTGA
- the LOC139903562 gene encoding cytochrome P450 86A8-like has translation MDVSIALLLFTGVTAYLLWFTFISRSLKGPRVWPLFGSLPGLIENSDRLHEWIADNLRACNGTYQTCICAVPFLARKQGLVTVTCDPKNLEHILKTRFDNYPKGPTWQAVFHDLLGKGIFNSDGDTWLLQRKTAALEFTTRTLRQAMARWVTRAIKNRFCPILERAQIQAEPVDLQDLLLRITFDNICGLAFGKDPQTLAPELPDNSFALAFDRATEASLQRFIFPEVIWKMRKWLRLGLEVSLSRSLVHVEDYLSSIISTRRHELSTLVKEGSLHDDLLSRFMRMKESYSDKFLQHVALNFILAGRDTSSVAMSWFFWLVIQNPKVEENILKEISSVLLETRGDDVAKWTDEPLGFEEVDQLVYLKAALSETLRLYPSVPEDAKHVVADDVLPDGTFVPAGSSVTYSIYSAGRMKSTWGDDCLEYKPERWLSPDGTKFVRHDSYRFVAFNAGPRICLGKDLAYLQMKSIAAAVLLRHRLAVVPGHKVEQKMSLTLFMKYGLKVNVFQRDLRPVIESVKKEKVVTAGGGGGGGGGGGGWVV, from the coding sequence ATGGATGTATCTATAGCTTTGTTGTTGTTTACCGGTGTGACTGCTTATCTGTTATGGTTTACTTTCATCTCAAGGTCCTTAAAGGGTCCACGTGTATGGCCTTTATTCGGCAGTCTTCCAGGCCTGATTGAGAATTCAGATCGATTGCATGAATGGATTGCAGATAACCTTCGGGCCTGTAACGGTACTTACCAGACGTGTATCTGTGCGGTCCCATTTCTAGCCCGAAAACAAGGGCTGGTTACGGTCACTTGTGACCCGAAGAATCTTGAACATATACTCAAAACCCGGTTTGATAATTACCCAAAAGGCCCGACTTGGCAAGCTGTTTTCCATGATTTATTGGGTAAAGGGATCTTTAATTCGGATGGTGACACGTGGCTCTTACAAAGGAAGACGGCTGCACTCGAATTCACAACCCGAACGCTTCGTCAAGCCATGGCTCGATGGGTGACACGTGCCATCAAAAATCGGTTTTGCCCGATTTTAGAACGGGCTCAGATTCAGGCCGAGCCCGTAGATCTACAAGATCTATTGCTAAGGATAACGTTTGATAATATTTGCGGGTTGGCTTTTGGAAAAGACCCGCAAACATTAGCCCCGGAGTTGCCCGATAATAGCTTTGCTTTAGCTTTCGATCGGGCAACAGAGGCTTCGTTGCAACGGTTTATTTTTCCGGAAGTTATTTGGAAAATGAGGAAATGGCTCCGGCTCGGCTTGGAGGTCAGCTTGAGCCGAAGCCTTGTACACGTGGAAGATTACTTGTCCAGCATCATTAGTACACGTAGGCATGAGCTGTCCACTCTGGTTAAAGAAGGAAGCCTACATGATGACTTGTTATCAAGGTTTATGAGAATGAAAGAATCCTATTCCGACAAGTTTTTGCAACACGTGGCACTCAATTTCATCCTAGCTGGACGTGACACGTCATCAGTTGCGATGAGTTGGTTTTTCTGGTTGGTGATTCAGAATCCAAAAGTGGAAGAAAACATCTTAAAGGAAATCTCTAGTGTCTTGCTAGAGACACGTGGCGATGACGTGGCAAAATGGACCGATGAACCGTTAGGGTTTGAGGAAGTTGATCAATTAGTTTATTTGAAGGCAGCATTATCTGAGACCCTCCGGCTATACCCATCTGTGCCGGAGGACGCGAAACATGTGGTAGCCGATGATGTGTTGCCGGACGGAACTTTTGTTCCAGCTGGATCATCGGTTACGTATTCGATTTACTCGGCGGGCCGGATGAAGTCGACATGGGGCGATGACTGCCtcgagtataaacccgagagatggTTGTCACCTGATGGAACAAAGTTTGTAAGGCATGATTCATATAGGTTTGTTGCATTTAATGCAGGGCCAAGAATATGTCTAGGGAAAGATTTGGCTTATTTGCAAATGAAGTCGATAGCTGCTGCGGTGTTGCTACGCCACCGTCTTGCTGTGGTTCCCGGACACAAAGTGGAGCAAAAGATGTCATTGACATTGTTCATGAAGTATGGGTTAAAAGTGAATGTGTTTCAAAGGGATTTAAGGCCAGTTATAGAAAGTGTGAAAAAAGAAAAGGTGGTAACtgccggtggtggtggtggcggcggtggtggtggtggaggttgGGTTGTTTGA